The region GGGCTCGCGGCGGCGGGCGCGCAAGAGGCAGACGGCGCGGCCGTCCGGTCATGCATGTTCATGATTCGCTCCGCGTACGTCGGAAGTCGCATAGGTCATCACCGTGTTCGGCTCGATCGCCTCGCCTTCGAGCATCGCCTCGATACGGCCCTGCCGGAACACCGCGACGCGATCGCACAGGCCGACGATCTCCGGCAACTCGCTCGAGATCAGCACGATCGAATAGCCGCGCGCGCTCAGCTCGCGCATCAGTTGATAGATTTCCGCCTTCGCGCCGATGTCGATGCCGCGCGTCGGCTCGTCGAAGATCAGGATCCGCGTGTGATGGTTGAGCCAGCGCGCGATCACGACCTTCTGCTGATTGCCGCCCGAGAGCGTGTCGACGCGCGTGTGCGGCGTCGGCGCCTTCACGCCGAGCCGCTGCATCAGCTCGAGCGTCGTGCGCGTCTCGGCCGCCGCGTCGACGAACCAGCGCAGCCGGCGGTGCTTGCCGAGGTTGTTGATCGCGATGTTGTGCCGGATCGAGAACGCGGGGATGAGCCCCTGCGTCTTGCGGCTCTCCGGCAGGAGGCCGATGCCCGCGGCGAGCGCGGCGGCGGGATCGGCGAGGCGCACCGGGCGGCCGCGCACGCGCATTCGCCGCACGCGCGCGGGCTTCGCGCCGATCAGCGCGAGCGCGCTCGACGTGCGCCCGGAGCCGACGAGGCCCGCGAAGCCGAGAATCTCGCCCTCGCGCAGCGCGAAGCGGTTCACGGGGCCGTTCTCGCGCACCTGCAGCGCGTCCACCTCGAGCACGGGCGCGGCGTCGCGCGCAAGACGCGGCTTCGGCGGAAAGCTCTGCTCGATGCGCCGGCCCACCATCATCTCGACGAGCGCGCCGACATCGGTGCGCGCGACCTCGGTCGTGCCGACGTATTGCCCGTCGCGCAGCACGGTGATCCGATCGCACACCTCGAAGATCTCGTCGAGGTGGTGCGAGATGAAGATCATCGCGACGCCCCGGCGCTTGAGCTCGCGCATCACGCCGAACAGGTGCGCGGCTTCGGCGGGCGTGAGCGTCGCGGTCGGCTCGTCGAGGATCAGCAGCCGCGCGTCGAGCGACAGCGCCTTGCCGATCTCGACGAACTGCTGCTGCGCGACCGACAGCTCGCGCACCGGCGCCGACAGATCGATCGCGACGTCGAGCCGCGCGAAGATGTCCGCCGCCGCGCGGCGCATCCGCGCGCGCTCGCGCAGCCCGAGCCGGCCGCGCCACTCGCGGCCGAGGAACAGATTGTCGACCGCGTTCAGCTCCGGAATCAGGCTGAACTCCTGAAACACGATGCCGACGCCCGCCGCGATCGCGTCGTGATGGTTCGCGAAGCGCCGCGGCTCGCCGTCGAGCGCGATCACGCCCTCGTCCGGCGGGTGGATCCCGCAGAGGATCTTCATCAGCGTCGACTTGCCCGCGCCGTTCTCGCCGAGCAGCGCGTGAATCTCGCCGCGCGCGACGCGCAGATCGATTCCGCGCAGCGCGACGACGCCGGGAAACCGCTTCGTGATGCCGGTGAGCGCCAGTATCGTGTCCATCGCCTCCTCGCTCGCTTCGTCAGGCGCGCGCGCCGCGCCGCTCGCTTCGTCCATGTCGTCGGCCTCGTCGCGCGGGCCGCTCACCAACTGAACGTCTTCGCGTTGCCCTTGTCGATCCGCTTCACGTCGACCGGAATCGCCTTCGGCACATTGGCGCCCCACTTCTTCGCGAGCCCGATGCCGATCGCGAGGCGAATCTGGTCGCGCGGGAACTGCGCGGACGTCTCGATGAACTTCGAGTTCGGCTTCTGCATCGCCGCGATCGCCTCCGGCGCGCCGTCGACGCTCGTGAGCTTGATGTCGCGGCCCGACGCCTCGATCGCGGACAGCGCGCCCATCGAGCCGCCGTCGTTGACGCTGAAGATGCCCTTGAGCAACGGGTGCGCCTGGATCATGTTCTCGGTGACGGCGAGCGCGCTCGCGCGCTCCTGCCTGCCGTTCTGCACGTCGACGATCCTCACGTTCGGGAATTTCGCGAGCGCCGCGCGGCAGCCGCGCACGCGCTCGAGAATCGGCACGACCGGGATGCCGTCGAGGATCGCGACTTCGCCGCCGCCGCCGATCGCCTTCGCGAGGTAGTCGCACGACATCGCGCCCGCGTCGAAATTCTTCGAGCCGACGAACGCGTCGACCGGGCCGTTCGCGTTCGCGTCCACCGCGACGACGACGGCGCCCGCCTTCTTCGCCGACACGACGGCCGACTGGATGCCCGTCGAATCGGTCGGGTTCACGAGCAGGATGTCGATCTTCTTCTGCAGCATGTCCTCGACGTCGCTCACCTGCTTGCTGACGTCGTGATGCGCGTCGGTGACGATCACCTGCGCGCCGATCGACGCGGCCGCCTCGTCGAGCGCCTTTTGCATCGTCACGAAGTACGGGTTGTTCAGCTCCTGGAACGTCATGCCGATCTTCAGCGGCGCCGCGTGCGCGGCGCTCGCCGCGCCGAGCGCGAGCGAAAGCGCGGCGGCGCGCAGCGCGCGGGCGGCCCGGCGGCCGGAAGCCGGCGTCGACAAGGCGGTGTGCATCATGGTCGTCTCCGTTTTCTAGGGATACGCGCACCCCGCGCGCCGCGCGAGCGGCGCGCCGGGCGACGCGTGTTGGGCTGGATTGCTCGGGAACGCGGGCCGGCTCAGCCGGACAGCAGGGCTTCGGCGGGCGCACGCGCCTCGCCGCGCGCCCGCGCGGCCGGCACGATCGCCGGCGCGCCGGCGATGCCCGCGCCGCGCAGCGCGGCGGCCTCGGACGCCTCGCGGCTCGCGTCGTTCAGCGCCTGATAGCGGCGAAAGCGCGACGGCGACATGCCCTTCACCGCGAGGAACTGGCGATTGAAGTTCGACAGGTTGTTGAAGCCGCTCCTGAAGCAGATGTCGGTGATGCTCGCGTCGCCGTCCATCAGCAGTTGGCACGCGAGATTGATCCGCATCCGGTTCACGTACTGGACGAACGGCAAACCGGTGTGCCGCCGGAAGTCATGCGAGAACGCGCTCACGCTCTGCCCGGCGAGCCGCGCGAGATCGGTCTCGCGCCGCTCGTTCGCGAGGTTCTTGCCGAGGTACGCGAGCACGTGGTTGATGCGCGTCGACGCGAAGCTCGACGCATCGGCTTCGTACGCGGGGCTCGCGAGCAGCTCGCGGTCGGTCGCGTCGATGAGGATCTGCAGCATCGACAGGAACAGCACGATGCGCCGCAACCCCCGCGCGTGAATCAGCTCGGCGAAGAGCGGCTTGATCGCCTCGCTCGTGCGCGGGCCGAACTGCACGCCGCGGCGCGCGTCGGCGAGCAGCGCCTCGACGTGCCGCCATTCGGTGAAGCTGTCCGCGCAGCGCGACACGAACGCCTGGCCGAACTGCACGACGAGATTGCGCTCGGCGATCGTCCTGCCTTCCGACACGTCGCTCACCCAGTTGTGCGGCAGGTTCGGTCCCATCAGCACGAGATTGCCGGGGCCGAAGCCGCCGACATAATCGCCGACGAACATCTGCCCCGTCGTCTCGACGATCAGATGCACCTCGAACTCCGGATGAAAGTGCCACCGCACCGTGCGGTACGGGTAGCCATGCGACCACGCCTTGAACGACTCGCCGCGGCGCACGTCGACGACTTCGAGATCGGGCTGCACACGCTCCTCCTTGTTTCTTCGGACCACGGCGCGCGCGCCGCTCCTCCGATGTGTCGGAGCGCCCGCGGCGCTCCGTCGTTCGTCTTGCGTAGTGCGAACGATAGTCGCCGGCCATCCGGCCGGCCACTAAAAATCAGACACCGGACTGATATTTTTTCGAATTCGAACGAATGCGGACGCCGGATGCGTCAAATTGGGTGCGAAGCAGCAGGTCCGCCGCGCGCGACGACATGGCCGCGGCCGGAGGCCGCCGGCCACGCGCTCGCCCGCCGGCACCGCCGCCGGCGGCCGCGCACGCCGATCGCCACCGCAATGACGGGATTCATTTGGCCGCCCAATTCCCGAATTAAGTCGACAAATCGCGATTTAAATTCCCCACCGGGGATAAATCACCGATTCAGGATGGATTCCGTAATTTGTGGACATAAAATCAGCCGCCACGTGAAAAGAATATTCCGATTGAATTTCCTTTCGGGTAATGCTATAAACCTAACGCCGGACGCCTTACTATCATGAAAGGATGCCGGCTCACTTGATATCTTTTAGGAGATTAAAATGGTTCGATTTTTGGCGAAGCTGCTTCGTTCGACGATCCACGGCTCCCACGGTGTCAGCCTTGACGCGGTTTCCTCGACTCACGGCACGCCGGGCTTCCAAACCCCGGACGCACGCGTCATTTCGCGCTTCGGGTTCAATTAATTAGCCTCTCTTGAAGCGGGTGGGGCATTTTGCCCCACCGCAATAAATAACCATGGTGCCAGCCCGCCATTGTCATGTCGCGGTATTCGATCAGGCGATCGTCGCGCTCGATATACGACGGTCGCGCTATTTCCTTTATGACGCAGCGTGCGCGAGGGATTTCGCCGATCATTATCTGGATTTCAAGCCGATCGACGCGCCGCGCGCATTGAAACCGCTGATCGCCGACCGAATCCTCGTCGCCGAATCGCCGGCGGCCGCGCGAAGCCGCATCGCCGATTACCGCGGCTGGAGCTTCGACGCATTCGATTCCGGCATCTGGGGCAGCCGGGTGCTCGGCAAGCGCGATGCCGCCCGCTTCGAATGGCTGCCGTTCTGGCGCATCGTGCGCAGCGCGGCGTCGCTCAAGATGCGCGGCTTTCACGCGCTCGCGGCGCTCGATCAGCTCGACGCCCGCGGCGCGCCGGCGCGCGGCGACGACGCGTCGCACACGGTCGAGCGCTTGCTGCGCGCGTCGATCTGGTCGCCCTTTCGCATCACGTGCGTGCAAATGTCGCTCGCGCTCGCCACGCATCTGCGGCGGCAGAACGTGCCCGCCCAACTCGTGATCGGCGTGAGGCCGATGCCGTTCGTCGCCCATGCATGGGTCGAAGTCGACGGGCGCGTGTGCGGCGACGAACCGGACCTGAAAAAGAGCTATGGCGAAATCTATCGAACGCCTCGATGCGACGCATCCGCCGCCCCGTTCGGGCTGGCGGCTTGAACGGCGCGCTTGGACGGACGCGGCCGCGCACCGCGGCCTGCTGTCCCGCGCGGCCGGCCCCGATCGGCCGATCGGCGTGACGCTGCTCGAAGCGGGCGGCCGCGGCCGCGCCTATCTGCGCGAGGCGCCGGCGAGCGTCGATCGCGCGCTCGCGCGCGCACGCACGCTGGCCGACGCGCGCGACGCCGTCACGCGCGCCGTCTGGGGCGCCTACGTCGCCGTGCTCGACGAAGCCGCCACCGGCCGCCGGCTGTTCCTGCCCGATCCGCTGCATTCGGTGCGGCTCTATTACCGGACGGACGAGGACGGCCGCGTCGACGTCGATCCGCAGGCGGCGAACCTGCTTCGCGACGCGTCGATCGACTGGAACCTCGACTACCTGATCGAATTCGCGTGCACGCAGTTCGGTCCGCTCGGCGAAACGCCGTTCGCCTCGGTTCGCGCGGTGCCGCCGGGCTGCGCGCTCGTCGTCGACGCCGACGGGCGGTGCGCGATCGAGCGCGCGTGGCTGCCGCGCGCGAGCGCCGGCGACGATGTCCGCGCGTCGTGCGCGGCGGCGCTCGACGAGGTCTATTCGCGCTTCGCGCGCAGCCATCCGAACGTGTGCGCCGCGCTGTCGGGCGGCGTCGATTCGTCCGCCGGCGCGATCCTCCTGCGCAAGGCGCTCGGCGCGCAGGCGCCGCTCGCCGCCGTCCATCTGTTCTCCCCCTCGTCGCCCGACTGCTACGAGCGCGACCTCGCGGCGCGCGTCGCCGATTCGATCGGCGCGCGGCTCATCTGCATCGACATCGATCGCCATTTGCCGTTCTCCGAACGAATCGTGCCAACCCCGCCCGCCACGCTGAGTCAGGACATGCTGTTTCTCGGCATCGACCGGGCGGTGTCGCGCGCGATCGGCGCGTCGTCGGTACTGCTCGAGGGCCAGGGCGGCGATCTGCTGTTCAAGGCGGTGCCCGACGCGAACGCGGTGCTCGACGCGCTGCGCGGCAAGGGTTGGGCGTTCGCGCTGCGCACGGCGGAGAAGCTCGCGGTGCTTCACAACGATTCGATCCCGCGGGTGCTGCTGATGGCCGCGAAGATCGCGCTGCGAAGGCGGCTGTTCGGACAGGATGCCGCGGGAACGCGGCAGACGATGTCGAAGCTGTTCGCGTCGCACGCGCCGCGCGCGGCGGCCTCGCCCACGCGCATGTGTCGCGCGGGCGCGCCGCTCGACGAATCGGTCGCGATGCTCGACCGGTTCGTGTCGATCATGACGCCCGTCACCGACGCCGCGTACACGAACCGGCTCAATCCGTATCTCGCGCAGCCGGTCGTCGAGGCGAGCTTCGGCCTGCGCAGCTACTGACCTGCCCCCTTCGATAGGGCCAATGGGCTTCTAGCAAAGTCCCTTTAAACCAACTCCTGGAAAGCGGCAGGAGCGTCCGCGGTTGCCCGATGTTTCGCCGCAAACTCTGACGGCGCAAGGTAGTTCAGTGCGCTGTGCGGCCTTTGCTCGTTGTAGTCCTGACGCCATGCCGCGATGACTGCCCGAGCGTGCGCGAGCGTCGTGAACCAGTGCTCGTTAAGGCATTCGTCGCGGAACTTGCCGTTGAACGATTCGATGTACGCATTCTGCGTGGGCTTGCCCGCCTGAATCAACTTCAGCGTGACGCCGTTCGCATACGCCCACTGGTCAAGCGCGCGGCTCGTAAATTCGGGTCCCTGGTCTGTTCGCACCGCCTTGGGATAGCCACGGAAGCGAGCTGCACGGTCCAATGCCCGAGCGACATACAAACCTGAGATGCCATGGTCGACGACGATGTCGACAGCCTCTTTCGTGAAATCGTCGACGACGGTCAGGCACTTCACGCGCCGGCCGTTGGAAAGCGCATCCATCACGAAATCGATTGACCATACCTCGTTGGGTGCGCCCGGCAATGCCAGTTGCTCGCGCTCAATCATGACGCCGTGGCGCTTGCGACGGCGCCGCACAGCCAGCCCTGCCTCACGGTACAGGCGATAGATGCGCTTGTGATTGGCGTGCGTGCCTTCGCGTTCCACCAGGGCGTGCAGTCGGCGGTAGCCGAATCGACGACGTTCGTGCGCCAACTTCACCAGACGCGCCGCGAGCACCTCATTCTCGTGGTCCGGCTTCGCGTCGTAATGCAGCACGCTGCGAGAAAGCCCGACAAGCCGGCAGGCGCGGCGCTCGGAGATGTTGACCTTCTCCCGAATCGCCAACACTGCTTCGCGTTTGGCTTGCGGGCTCAGGGCTTTCCCTTGACGACAACCTTCAACGCTTCCATATCGAGCATTGCTTCGGCCAGCAGTTTCTTCAGTCGGGCATTCTCCACCTCGAGGCCCTTGAGCCGGCGGGCTTCCGAGACTTCCATGCCGCCGAACTTCGCGCGCCAGGTGTAGAACGACGCGTCACTGAACCCATGCTTCCTGCACAGTTCCTTGACCGGCATACCGGCCTCGGCTTCCTTCAGAAACCCGATGATTTGCTGTTCCGTAAAGCGCTTCTTCATGTTCGTCTTCTTCTCCGAAAACGAACTTTACTAGACTCCGGCTGGCCCTGTTTGTAGGGGGCAGGTCATGACATCCATGCGACTCTCCTGGCAGTGGTTGCGGGTCCCGAACGGATCGAGTGTCGCTTTTGCGACGAGCAAACGTTT is a window of Burkholderia mallei ATCC 23344 DNA encoding:
- a CDS encoding AraC family transcriptional regulator — encoded protein: MQPDLEVVDVRRGESFKAWSHGYPYRTVRWHFHPEFEVHLIVETTGQMFVGDYVGGFGPGNLVLMGPNLPHNWVSDVSEGRTIAERNLVVQFGQAFVSRCADSFTEWRHVEALLADARRGVQFGPRTSEAIKPLFAELIHARGLRRIVLFLSMLQILIDATDRELLASPAYEADASSFASTRINHVLAYLGKNLANERRETDLARLAGQSVSAFSHDFRRHTGLPFVQYVNRMRINLACQLLMDGDASITDICFRSGFNNLSNFNRQFLAVKGMSPSRFRRYQALNDASREASEAAALRGAGIAGAPAIVPAARARGEARAPAEALLSG
- a CDS encoding IS3-like element IS407 family transposase (programmed frameshift), whose translation is MKKRFTEQQIIGFLKEAEAGMPVKELCRKHGFSDASFYTWRAKFGGMEVSEARRLKGLEVENARLKKLLAEAMLDMEALKVVVKGKPLSPQAKREAVLAIREKVNISERRACRLVGLSRSVLHYDAKPDHENEVLAARLVKLAHERRRFGYRRLHALVEREGTHANHKRIYRLYREAGLAVRRRRKRHGVMIEREQLALPGAPNEVWSIDFVMDALSNGRRVKCLTVVDDFTKEAVDIVVDHGISGLYVARALDRAARFRGYPKAVRTDQGPEFTSRALDQWAYANGVTLKLIQAGKPTQNAYIESFNGKFRDECLNEHWFTTLAHARAVIAAWRQDYNEQRPHSALNYLAPSEFAAKHRATADAPAAFQELV
- a CDS encoding substrate-binding domain-containing protein; translation: MMHTALSTPASGRRAARALRAAALSLALGAASAAHAAPLKIGMTFQELNNPYFVTMQKALDEAAASIGAQVIVTDAHHDVSKQVSDVEDMLQKKIDILLVNPTDSTGIQSAVVSAKKAGAVVVAVDANANGPVDAFVGSKNFDAGAMSCDYLAKAIGGGGEVAILDGIPVVPILERVRGCRAALAKFPNVRIVDVQNGRQERASALAVTENMIQAHPLLKGIFSVNDGGSMGALSAIEASGRDIKLTSVDGAPEAIAAMQKPNSKFIETSAQFPRDQIRLAIGIGLAKKWGANVPKAIPVDVKRIDKGNAKTFSW
- a CDS encoding lasso peptide biosynthesis B2 protein translates to MVPARHCHVAVFDQAIVALDIRRSRYFLYDAACARDFADHYLDFKPIDAPRALKPLIADRILVAESPAAARSRIADYRGWSFDAFDSGIWGSRVLGKRDAARFEWLPFWRIVRSAASLKMRGFHALAALDQLDARGAPARGDDASHTVERLLRASIWSPFRITCVQMSLALATHLRRQNVPAQLVIGVRPMPFVAHAWVEVDGRVCGDEPDLKKSYGEIYRTPRCDASAAPFGLAA
- a CDS encoding sugar ABC transporter ATP-binding protein; amino-acid sequence: MVSGPRDEADDMDEASGAARAPDEASEEAMDTILALTGITKRFPGVVALRGIDLRVARGEIHALLGENGAGKSTLMKILCGIHPPDEGVIALDGEPRRFANHHDAIAAGVGIVFQEFSLIPELNAVDNLFLGREWRGRLGLRERARMRRAAADIFARLDVAIDLSAPVRELSVAQQQFVEIGKALSLDARLLILDEPTATLTPAEAAHLFGVMRELKRRGVAMIFISHHLDEIFEVCDRITVLRDGQYVGTTEVARTDVGALVEMMVGRRIEQSFPPKPRLARDAAPVLEVDALQVRENGPVNRFALREGEILGFAGLVGSGRTSSALALIGAKPARVRRMRVRGRPVRLADPAAALAAGIGLLPESRKTQGLIPAFSIRHNIAINNLGKHRRLRWFVDAAAETRTTLELMQRLGVKAPTPHTRVDTLSGGNQQKVVIARWLNHHTRILIFDEPTRGIDIGAKAEIYQLMRELSARGYSIVLISSELPEIVGLCDRVAVFRQGRIEAMLEGEAIEPNTVMTYATSDVRGANHEHA
- the capA gene encoding capistruin family lasso peptide, translating into MVRFLAKLLRSTIHGSHGVSLDAVSSTHGTPGFQTPDARVISRFGFN